A segment of the Fibrobacter succinogenes subsp. succinogenes S85 genome:
AAGTACAGCGGTGACAAGACCGCCATTTTGACCGCTCGCGACTTTCACCAGATTGCAGGCCGCGCAGGCCGTAAAGGTTTTGACAATGTCGGCTACGTTGTCGCACAAGCGCCCGAACATGTCATCGAGAATTTGAAGCTTGAAGCGAAGTCGCGCACGACAGGCAAAAAATTCCAGAAGAGGAAACCGCCTGAACACGGTTACATTCCGTTTGACGAAAACACGTTCAAGCGTTTGATTGAATCCGCACCGGAACCGCTGACATCAAGCTTCCAGGTGAATCACGGGATGCTTTTGAACATCTTGAGCCGCCCGACCGACGGTTGCCGCGCTATGCGAGCACTCCTCAAGGATTGCCACGAAAGTGCAGCCAGCAAGAAGCAGTTGCAGCACCGCGCATTTTTGCTGTTCAGGAGTCTCGTCGAAAAGAAGATTATTGAGTTCGTGCCTGCCGTTGCCGAAGGTTACAGCCACTTGCGCGTGAACATGAACTTGCAAGATGACTTTTCGATGAACCAGCCGCTTTCGCTGTACCTGCTCGACACGCTCCCGAAGCTTGACAAGGATTCGCCGGAATACGCACTGGACGTGATTACCTTGTGCGAAAGCATCCTCGAAAATCCCGAAGCGATTTTGCGCATCCAGCAGAGCAAGGCTCGCGACGCCCGTATGAACGAGCTCAAGGCACAAGGCATGGAATACAACCAGCGCCTCGAAGAACTTGAAAAAGTCGAATACCCGAAACCACTGAGAGACTTTATTTACGACACGTTCGATGCTTTTGCCGACATTCATCCGTGGGTGGACGAAAACATTGAACCCAAGTCCATCGTGCGCGAGATGTTCGAGAATTTCACGACGTTTAGCGGTTACGTAAAGCAGTACAACTTGCAGCGCATGGAAGCGATTTTGCTTCGCCATTTAAACGGCGTTTACAAAGTGCTTTCGCAGACCGTGCCTGACGGCTACAAGAACGAAGAACTCTTGGAAATGCAGGACTACCTCAGCGAAATGATCCGCCGCGTGGACTCCAGTTTGCTCGAAGAATGGGAAAAGATGGCGCACCCGGAAGATTACCAGAAACGCTTGGACGAAGGCGCTTCCGAAGACGAAGTCGAAAAGGCATTCGGTGCAGACAAGGCTGCCGCCGACATTACCTACGACAAGAAGCGATTCCTCAACATGGTACGCCAGCGCATTTTCCAGATTATGATGAGCTTGCAAAAGCAGGACTTTTCGGACGTTCTGGACAGCCTCGCCGACGACCTTGCCGAAGGCGAACTTTTGGCGGATGATGAAGGTACGCCGTGGACCGAGAAGCGTTTGCTTGAAACGATGGCCGCCTACACTGCCGAGCATCACAAGTTCCGCATGGACGTGGAAGGTCGTGCTCTCAGCCATACCATCGTCACGTACGAAGGGAACATTATGCAGATACAGCAAATGCTCCAAGACGAAGAAGGATTCAACGACTGGAGCATTGATTTCACGGTCAATCTCGACGAAAGCCGAGAAGCCGGAATGCCATTGTTAAAGCTTGCAAGAATCGGCGAAGTTTAAGCCTCGCCGGCAAATTCAAAGCCAGCTTCTTCAACTGCAGTTTTTAAAGTCGCCACGTCGATATCATCATCGTCGTGCCATTCCACGTGCAATGACTTGCTCGCGACATCGGCTTCGGCAAATACGACTCCATCGAGCGGGCGCACCGCTTTTTCAACGCACACTTTGCAGTGGCTGCAATTCATGCCGTTCACGCGATACGTTTTAGAGACGGGCTCGGCATGTTCGTGATGATGTTCATGATGGTCATGTTCGCCGTGTTCATGGCATCCACAAGATTCGCCGCATTCGCAGTGGTCATGATCGTGATCATCTTCGCAAGAGTCCGCGCACTTGCAAGAATCTCCGCAACCGCAGCCACAACCGCAATGACCGTCACAACCCTTATGCGCGAACTTTGCATACAGCATGAATGCTGCCAAGAGTCCAGCGCAAACGTAATCAAACACGCCTAAAGCCTCATGTCCATGGCAATCCGCAGCACCTTGCGGAAGCATAGCCGAGAGGAACGTATCCATAAAGAACGTATCAACAATAAAGCCAAAGAACATCGCACCAAACGCAATCGAGAACAAGTAAGCAGCGAGCGTGCGTTTGCCAAAAGCCTTACCGACCACAAGCATCGAAGCGATACTCGTTGCAGGCCCCGCCATCAAAAGCACAAGAGCTGCCCCCGGGGTAATTCCCTTCGCCACAAGCGCGAGCGCAAGCGGAATAGAACCCGTAGCACACGTATACATCGGCATAGCCAAAAGCAACACGCAGACCATACAGAGAATCGGGTATTCACGCAATGCAAGGAACAGTTCATTCGGGACAAATGCAGAAATCAGAGCACCAAGCACAAGGCCAATCATGAGCCACTTGCTCACATCGCCCACCATGTTCACAAGGCCATAGCGGAACGTCTCTTTAACTTTATCCGAGAATGTCGCGGCAGACGCATCATGGTCATCTTCGCAACAACAACCGCAATGTTCGTGTTCATGATGGCGCTCGCCACATTCGCAATGATCGTCATCATCGCGGTCATGATGGTGTTCGTGGTCGTGGTGATGATGTTCATGATCGTGATGTTCGTGCTTTGCCAAATCGCAGTGTACACCCGCAGCCGCATTCCCAGCAGATTCGTTACGATCCGTTTCTCCGCGAGTTGCAAAGTTCGTCAGCACACCGCCAAACAGCGCCGTTACAAACGCCGCCACCGGGCGCAAAATAGCGAACGGGAGTCCCAACAGCGAATACGTCGCCAAGATGGAATCCACCCCCGTCGCAGGAGTCGAAATCAAGAAGCTCACGCTAGCGCCCTTGCTTGCGCCTTCCTTGCGAATTGCAATCGAAGTCGGAATCACGCCGCAGCTACAAATCGGAAGCGGGACGCCAAAAATTGCCGCCCAAAGCACCGATGCAAAATTCGACTTTGCAATTTTAGGCACGTACAAATGATTCGGCACCCAGACATGCAAAATTCCAGCGAGCAAAAAGCCAAGCAGCAAAAACGGAGCCATCTCCGAAAAAAGTGTGATAAACTCCCAGACAAAATCAGTAACCATGTTCATTTTTAGACCTTCTTCTTATGCAAAATGTGAGCAAGCCCCGTATTGAAAATCTCGCCGATATGTTCGTCATCGAGTGAGTAATAAATCTTGCGACCGTCACGAGTCGGCTTCACAAGATTCGCCGTGCGCAAGATACGCAGCTGGTGGCTCACCACGGACTGTTCAAGGTTCAACTTTTCGGCAATGGCACTCACAGACATCTCACCCGAAAGCAACAAATGAATCACGCGAATGCGCGTCGTATCGCCAAAGAACTTGAAAAACTCGGACAGTTCAAACAGCGTATCGAGCGAAATATTTTGCGTATTCGGTTCTTTATGCATACTTATACCTGTTTTAATAGATTAAACATATGAACAACAATTCATATATACATATTTTCATTTAACATGGCAAGGGTATTACCCCCTCCAAAAAGGCCCATTAACATCCATTACGACAATAAGATAAAGTCTTCTTTATTATATTTTCATTACAAGTTAGGGTCCACCACTAGGGACGCCACAAAAAGGAGTTTTTATGAAGAAATTTGCAGCAGGTATTTTGACCGCACTTTGCGCAACAGCCATTGCAACCGCACAGCCGATTGACCAGCCCATTGAAAACGCACCGCAAGCAGTTTCAACGCAAGCAGCCCCGGCTCAAGTAGCCCAGCAAGCAGTCGCTCCTGAAGCACAAAACAACGAAGCCATGCCCATCGACGAACAGCAAGCCGCGCCCGCCCCGAAGAAAAATGCAATCGGCTTCGGCGCACGCGCCTCGTTCATCTACGGTAACTTCTGGGGATTCAAGGACATGGATGACCTGGACGCCCCCAGCGGTTTCGGCGCTGACTTCGGCGTCGCAGCCCACTT
Coding sequences within it:
- a CDS encoding DEAD/DEAH box helicase; the encoded protein is MAEQNKRILKDFLNELIEKFNGHRSDISSEDVLEQFMAWAETRGTTLYPAQEEAILELLDGKNVILNTPTGSGKSMVALALHFDSLVHNRRSVYTCPIKALVNEKWMALCKEFGAENVGLSTGDATVNRDAPIICCTAEILSNMALCEGETLTITDIVMDEFHYYSDKERGVAWQVPLLTLPQSRFLLMSATIGATEFFERDMTKHTGRESVTVRSTQRPVPLDFSYSTTEISTEVQKLVNEGKAPIYVVHFTQAAAASNAQNFMSLDLCTKEEKVKINEAIKEVRFASPYGPDVKRWLKQGIGLHHAGLLPKYRILCEKLAQQGLLKVICGTDTLGVGVNVPIRTVLFTQLCKYSGDKTAILTARDFHQIAGRAGRKGFDNVGYVVAQAPEHVIENLKLEAKSRTTGKKFQKRKPPEHGYIPFDENTFKRLIESAPEPLTSSFQVNHGMLLNILSRPTDGCRAMRALLKDCHESAASKKQLQHRAFLLFRSLVEKKIIEFVPAVAEGYSHLRVNMNLQDDFSMNQPLSLYLLDTLPKLDKDSPEYALDVITLCESILENPEAILRIQQSKARDARMNELKAQGMEYNQRLEELEKVEYPKPLRDFIYDTFDAFADIHPWVDENIEPKSIVREMFENFTTFSGYVKQYNLQRMEAILLRHLNGVYKVLSQTVPDGYKNEELLEMQDYLSEMIRRVDSSLLEEWEKMAHPEDYQKRLDEGASEDEVEKAFGADKAAADITYDKKRFLNMVRQRIFQIMMSLQKQDFSDVLDSLADDLAEGELLADDEGTPWTEKRLLETMAAYTAEHHKFRMDVEGRALSHTIVTYEGNIMQIQQMLQDEEGFNDWSIDFTVNLDESREAGMPLLKLARIGEV
- a CDS encoding SO_0444 family Cu/Zn efflux transporter, which translates into the protein MNMVTDFVWEFITLFSEMAPFLLLGFLLAGILHVWVPNHLYVPKIAKSNFASVLWAAIFGVPLPICSCGVIPTSIAIRKEGASKGASVSFLISTPATGVDSILATYSLLGLPFAILRPVAAFVTALFGGVLTNFATRGETDRNESAGNAAAGVHCDLAKHEHHDHEHHHHDHEHHHDRDDDDHCECGERHHEHEHCGCCCEDDHDASAATFSDKVKETFRYGLVNMVGDVSKWLMIGLVLGALISAFVPNELFLALREYPILCMVCVLLLAMPMYTCATGSIPLALALVAKGITPGAALVLLMAGPATSIASMLVVGKAFGKRTLAAYLFSIAFGAMFFGFIVDTFFMDTFLSAMLPQGAADCHGHEALGVFDYVCAGLLAAFMLYAKFAHKGCDGHCGCGCGCGDSCKCADSCEDDHDHDHCECGESCGCHEHGEHDHHEHHHEHAEPVSKTYRVNGMNCSHCKVCVEKAVRPLDGVVFAEADVASKSLHVEWHDDDDIDVATLKTAVEEAGFEFAGEA
- a CDS encoding ArsR/SmtB family transcription factor, translating into MHKEPNTQNISLDTLFELSEFFKFFGDTTRIRVIHLLLSGEMSVSAIAEKLNLEQSVVSHQLRILRTANLVKPTRDGRKIYYSLDDEHIGEIFNTGLAHILHKKKV